Proteins encoded within one genomic window of Halobacteroides halobius DSM 5150:
- a CDS encoding sodium-dependent transporter, with product MAKEEQWQSRAGFILAVIGSAVGLGNIWRFSYVAYDNGGGAFLIPYFIALVMIGIPILILEFSFGRKMRGSAALSFRKLAKKWEWLGWWPTLATLVLVIYYMAIIGWSLNYVFYSFGQVWGKNPEAFFYNQHLNLTSSVGQLGGINWTVFAAVFVIWIINYAIIYNGIENGIEKASKIFMPLLAILMLVITIRGITLPGAIEGINKYLQPDFSQLMNGEVWLAAFSQIFFTLSIGWGVMITYSSYQPEDSDIVNNAFIASLANCGFSFIVGLGVFSILGYMATQTGQPIEGLVAESIGLAFIAFPKAINMLPAFQTAFGSLFFISLVIAGLSSSISMIEATVANIQDKFAISRKKAASIVCLTSCLGSVLFTTGAGLYLLDIIDHFLMQFGAGLAAIFFCLVLGWGYGAQRLRKFMNQVSDFEIGVWWEIMIKLITPGILIIMFGKGVIANLTKGYGDYSTTALILGWSISIVVILFGIYLSSLTWQEKSDN from the coding sequence GGCAAAAGAAGAGCAATGGCAAAGTAGAGCAGGATTTATATTAGCAGTTATTGGTTCAGCTGTGGGATTAGGGAACATATGGAGATTTAGCTATGTAGCTTATGATAATGGGGGAGGAGCTTTTTTAATACCTTATTTTATAGCTTTAGTTATGATTGGAATTCCTATATTGATACTTGAATTTAGTTTTGGTCGTAAAATGAGAGGGTCTGCTGCTCTTTCATTTCGTAAGTTAGCAAAAAAATGGGAATGGTTAGGTTGGTGGCCTACTTTAGCAACGTTAGTGTTAGTAATTTATTATATGGCTATAATTGGTTGGAGTTTAAATTATGTGTTTTATTCTTTTGGGCAAGTATGGGGTAAAAATCCAGAGGCTTTCTTTTATAACCAACATCTTAATTTGACTTCAAGTGTAGGGCAGTTAGGCGGAATTAATTGGACTGTGTTTGCCGCTGTATTTGTAATTTGGATCATTAATTATGCAATAATTTATAATGGGATTGAAAATGGTATAGAAAAAGCATCTAAGATTTTTATGCCGTTATTAGCTATATTAATGTTGGTGATAACAATTAGGGGTATTACACTACCTGGTGCTATAGAAGGAATTAATAAGTATCTACAACCTGATTTCTCTCAATTAATGAATGGTGAGGTTTGGTTAGCAGCTTTTAGTCAAATTTTCTTTACTTTAAGTATAGGTTGGGGAGTTATGATTACTTATTCTAGTTATCAACCTGAGGATTCTGATATAGTTAATAATGCTTTTATTGCTAGTTTGGCTAATTGTGGTTTTAGTTTTATAGTTGGGCTTGGTGTTTTTAGTATTCTTGGTTATATGGCAACTCAAACTGGTCAACCGATAGAAGGGTTAGTAGCTGAAAGTATAGGATTGGCATTTATAGCTTTTCCTAAGGCTATCAATATGTTACCAGCTTTTCAAACAGCCTTTGGTAGTCTATTTTTTATTTCATTAGTAATTGCTGGTCTTTCTTCAAGTATTTCAATGATAGAAGCTACAGTAGCTAATATTCAAGATAAGTTTGCTATTTCTAGAAAAAAAGCTGCTAGTATAGTATGTCTGACTAGTTGTTTAGGAAGTGTTTTGTTTACTACAGGAGCAGGATTATATTTATTAGATATAATTGATCATTTCTTGATGCAATTTGGTGCTGGTTTAGCAGCTATATTCTTTTGTTTAGTATTAGGTTGGGGATATGGAGCCCAACGTTTAAGAAAATTTATGAACCAAGTCTCTGATTTTGAAATAGGAGTTTGGTGGGAGATTATGATTAAGTTGATTACTCCTGGTATTTTAATTATTATGTTTGGAAAAGGAGTAATAGCAAACTTAACCAAAGGATATGGAGATTACTCCACTACAGCTTTAATTTTGGGCTGGTCTATTTCAATTGTAGTTATTTTGTTTGGTATATATTTATCATCTTTGACTTGGCAGGAAAAAAGTGATAATTAA
- a CDS encoding DUF512 domain-containing protein produces MITIEYSEQQLAILSAQKYNILPVTSACNVNCLFCSHQGNPAEVETFSKGHRPLVEVKELISMLDHRQKIVIGESITRICEGEPTTHPQFSQIMKLLRDRFPDTPIKLTTNGTRLTEENIDLLSKLNPIEINLSLNSATLEGRDKLMNDRQGAMVLKAMQKLEQLNIKYHGSIVAMPHQVGWDDLEETISYLNQTGAKTIRVFLPGYTKYSPEYMKFELSLWQDLQEFIEECKSNYQVPITLEPTEITNLNALVEGAILNSPADKAGIKRGDRILKVNNQPVFSRVDAFYKLTKAEEPMVILERSGEEIEIRVKKEKGEKPGIVVSYDLAPDLIERIKKIIRSYRADKVLILTSQLAEARLKLASDSLKPDNTTEIKILAVENQFFAGSILSAGLLTVDDFKQRLRGYQGALAIYDLVLLPQIAFDFAGYDLVGERYHQLEDEFEIEMELV; encoded by the coding sequence GTGATTACAATCGAGTATTCAGAACAACAATTAGCTATTTTATCCGCTCAAAAATATAATATTTTACCTGTGACCTCAGCTTGTAATGTGAATTGTTTATTTTGTAGTCATCAAGGTAACCCAGCAGAAGTTGAAACATTTTCTAAGGGGCATAGACCATTAGTAGAAGTTAAGGAATTAATATCTATGCTAGACCATAGACAGAAAATAGTAATTGGTGAGTCAATTACTAGAATTTGTGAGGGAGAACCAACTACACACCCTCAGTTTAGCCAAATAATGAAGCTGTTAAGAGATAGGTTCCCGGATACACCGATTAAATTAACTACTAATGGAACTAGATTAACAGAGGAGAATATTGATTTATTATCTAAGTTAAATCCGATAGAGATAAATTTATCATTAAATAGTGCTACTTTAGAAGGTAGAGATAAGTTGATGAATGATAGGCAAGGGGCCATGGTGTTAAAAGCTATGCAAAAATTAGAGCAATTAAATATTAAGTATCATGGTAGTATTGTAGCTATGCCTCATCAAGTTGGCTGGGATGATCTAGAAGAAACAATTAGTTATCTTAATCAAACTGGAGCTAAGACAATAAGAGTTTTCCTGCCTGGGTATACTAAATATAGTCCAGAGTATATGAAATTTGAACTTAGTTTATGGCAAGATTTACAGGAGTTTATTGAAGAATGTAAGAGTAACTATCAAGTACCAATTACTTTAGAGCCAACTGAGATAACTAATTTAAACGCTTTAGTAGAAGGAGCAATTCTGAATTCACCAGCCGATAAAGCTGGAATCAAAAGAGGAGATAGGATATTAAAAGTTAATAATCAGCCAGTTTTTTCTAGGGTGGATGCTTTTTATAAATTAACAAAAGCAGAGGAACCTATGGTTATTTTAGAACGTAGTGGAGAAGAAATAGAAATTAGAGTTAAAAAAGAAAAGGGAGAAAAGCCAGGGATAGTTGTTAGTTATGATTTAGCTCCTGATTTGATAGAAAGAATAAAGAAGATAATTAGAAGTTATCGCGCTGATAAGGTGTTAATTCTTACTTCTCAATTAGCAGAAGCCAGGTTAAAATTGGCTAGTGATTCCTTAAAACCAGATAATACTACAGAAATAAAGATTTTAGCTGTTGAAAATCAATTTTTTGCAGGTTCTATTTTAAGCGCAGGGTTATTAACAGTAGATGATTTCAAACAAAGATTAAGGGGTTATCAAGGTGCATTAGCTATTTATGATTTAGTCTTATTACCCCAAATAGCTTTTGATTTTGCTGGCTATGATTTAGTAGGAGAGAGATATCATCAATTAGAAGATGAGTTTGAGATAGAAATGGAATTAGTGTAA
- a CDS encoding L-lactate dehydrogenase: protein MKVVVIGAGMVGSDVTGRLLAQGSISEIVLVDINQDKAEGEVMDYSHTTSYNYNPSASLEVGDYSDCQGADLIVLTAGPSIKEGQSRRDLALQNAQVTKEIMEQIIKYTTDALIIPVTNPVDVVTYTAVKSGYDRDKVIGTGTIVDSARLMRIIGNKYQLDPKNIFGYILGEHGKVSFVPWSIAGICGYDFETFAQIRGLDVELNKKKITKQVQQIGFDIWKKKGYTNHGIAAGVARIVKAISLDEEAVLPVSVYLDREYEIEGVALSVPCIIGEQGIEKILEFPLTKEELKKLEDAAKSLENTIKEIKV from the coding sequence ATGAAAGTAGTAGTTATTGGTGCTGGAATGGTAGGTAGTGATGTAACAGGTAGATTGTTGGCCCAAGGGTCAATATCAGAAATTGTACTAGTAGATATTAATCAAGATAAAGCAGAAGGGGAAGTAATGGATTATTCACATACTACCTCTTATAATTATAATCCTAGTGCTAGTTTAGAAGTGGGGGATTATAGTGATTGTCAGGGGGCTGACTTAATAGTATTAACTGCTGGGCCAAGCATTAAGGAAGGTCAGTCTCGTCGTGATTTAGCATTACAAAATGCCCAAGTAACAAAAGAAATTATGGAACAGATTATAAAGTATACTACTGATGCTTTAATTATTCCTGTGACAAATCCGGTAGATGTAGTCACATATACAGCAGTGAAATCAGGTTATGACCGTGATAAAGTTATTGGAACAGGAACAATAGTTGATAGTGCTAGGTTAATGAGAATAATCGGAAATAAGTATCAGTTGGATCCTAAGAATATATTTGGCTATATTTTAGGTGAACATGGTAAAGTTTCTTTTGTACCTTGGAGTATAGCTGGTATCTGTGGTTATGATTTTGAAACTTTTGCTCAAATAAGAGGTTTAGATGTAGAGTTAAATAAGAAGAAGATAACTAAACAAGTACAGCAGATAGGTTTTGATATTTGGAAAAAGAAAGGTTATACAAATCATGGGATTGCTGCTGGGGTAGCCAGGATTGTTAAAGCTATTTCTTTAGATGAGGAAGCTGTATTACCAGTTTCAGTCTATTTAGATAGAGAGTATGAAATTGAAGGAGTAGCTTTAAGTGTTCCTTGTATAATAGGAGAGCAAGGAATTGAAAAAATATTAGAATTTCCATTAACTAAAGAAGAATTAAAAAAATTAGAAGATGCTGCTAAATCATTGGAGAATACGATTAAAGAAATTAAGGTATGA